A region from the Myripristis murdjan chromosome 23, fMyrMur1.1, whole genome shotgun sequence genome encodes:
- the pdzrn4 gene encoding PDZ domain-containing RING finger protein 4, producing the protein MGCNLCTLQKREEHYKLLYEIAQVNGRDFSKAGHEEAVVEAIRRDPIVVQVLRRTPNGATATVSRNHGGVPQEVCVVDVCTQTDITFEHIMALAKLRPATPPVPDICPFLLSDSCHSIHTMEHEFYECPEYLSNTPAEVERPEEYEYEEVELCRQNSQEKLGLTLCYRTDDEEDAAIYISQVEPNSIAARDGRIKEGDRILQINGCEVQDREKAVALLSSEDVRSIVLLVTRPEMQLEEEVWLDDEQRELLEELKMEILEERRKQKEHNTARGDEHPAEEEVTTDTATCSSNNQDSGFGRSTESPEHQPLLARLHRRSPAHGLRERWRAEHNQGDRLGRRGAALSQDTQGTRTLPKGQGHEGEVGIRGGGRGVLGLENRFQQLLELKCQIRNGGECGVYSIRHSIECSLTEQGGGDGDGSDGGGGGGVERELRMLNEELRSIELECQSIMQAHQLRQSHQLDPPQPTSCSPGRSPKEGHKRQGRLADIHEHPERSDSDKVREKDSSSAYNTAESARSTPLGMERSPDHSLQRCINLTNQKNLRLASSSPIPIPKPHGTPVHSRPDPGPVISSSPDQSNQSRSESDPALPADDERCEKKGRTRSSQRGLPYASPYQGHHQGQGGARQLQSYMQLLQQHSSLEYSQSQLSLLSVCREPLHRNGRPGEPRLEWKVKVRADGTRYVARRPARDRILRERALRIREERSGGMTTDDDAMSEMKMGRYWSKEERKQHLARAREQRKRREFMQKSRLECLREGPASGAEGRKEINILELSHKKMMKKRNKKILDNWMTIQELMSHGARAPEGTKVHNAFLSVTTV; encoded by the exons GTGAACGGGCGTGACTTCTCCAAGGCGGGCCATGAGGAGGCGGTGGTGGAGGCCATCAGACGAGACCCCATCGTCGTCCAGGTTCTCCGACGAACTCCCAACGGGGCCACAGCTACTGTGTCCCGTAACCATGGCGGCGTGccacaggaagtgtgtgtggtggatgTGTGCACGCAAACTGACATCACCTTTGAACACATCATGGCGCTGGCCAAGCTTCGGCCCGCCACCCCACCTGTCCCCGATATCTGCCCCTTTCTTTTGTCTGACAG CTGTCATTCCATCCACACCATGGAACATGAGTTTTATGAGTGTCCAGAGTATCTGTCCAATACCCCAGCGGAGGTGGAGAGGCCTGAGGAGTATGAGTACGAG gaggTGGAGCTGTGCAGGCAGAACAGCCAGGAGAAGCTGGGCCTGACGCTGTGCTACAGGACTGACGATGAGGAGGACGCCGCCATCTACATCAGCCAG gtggagcCTAACAGCATAGCAGCAAGAGACGGCCGCATCAAGGAGGGCGATCGCATCCTACAG ATAAATGGCTGCGAAGtgcaagacagagaaaaggctgTAGCCTTGTTATCAAGTGAAGATGTCAGGAGTATTGTGCTCCTGGTGACCAGGCCAGAGatgcag CTGGAAGAGGAGGTATGGCTGGACGATGAGCAACGGGAGCTTCTCGAAGAACTGAAGATGGAGatcctggaggagaggaggaagcagaagGAGCATAACACTGCCAGAGGAGATGAG CATCCAGCTGAAGAAGAGGTAACGACAGACACAGCTACCTGTTCCTCCAATAATCAGGACAGCGGATTTGGACGCAGTACAGAGAGTCCAGAGCACCAACCCTTACTGGCCAGGCTCCACAGAAGGAGCCCGGCCCATGGCCTAAGGGAGCGATGGCGGGCAGAGCACAACCAGGGCGATAGGCTGGGGAGGCGAGGGGCTGCATTGTCTCAAGACACCCAGGGTACCAGGACATTGCCCAAAGGCCAGGGCCATGAAGGTGAAGTGGGTATTCGTGGTGGCGGACGTGGTGTCTTAGGTCTAGAGAATCGCTTCCAGCAACTTTTGGAGCTCAAGTGTCAGATCCGGAATGGAGGCGAGTGCGGCGTGTACTCCATTCGACACAGCATCGAGTGTAGCCTTACTGAGCAGGGAGGAGGTGATGGAGATGGTAGtgatgggggaggaggaggaggggtggagcgGGAGTTGAGGATGCTGAATGAGGAGCTACGCAGCATCGAGCTGGAGTGCCAGAGCATCATGCAGGCCCACCAGCTCCGCCAGTCCCACCAGCTGGATCCCCCTCAACCCACATCCTGCTCCCCAGGACGTAGCCCCAAAGAGGGACACAAGCGGCAAGGCAGGCTGGCTGATATCCATGAACACCCAGAGAGGTCAGACAGCGATAAGGTCCGAGAGAAGGACAGCTCCAGTGCCTATAACACAGCAGAAAGTGCCCGGTCGACACCTTTAGGCATGGAGAGATCACCTGACCACTCTCTCCAGAGATGCATCAATCTCACCAACCAGAAGAACCTTAGACTGGCCTCGTCAAGTCCCATCCCCATCCCCAAGCCCCACGGCACACCTGTTCACAGCAGACCAGACCCAGGCCCCGTCATCTCCAGCAGCCCAGATCAGAGCAACCAGTCCCGCTCTGAGTCAGATCCAGCCCTACCTGCAGATGATGAGAGGTGTGAGAAGAAAGGGAGGACCAGATCTTCCCAGAGGGGGTTGCCATATGCCTCTCCTTATCAAGGTCACCATCAAGGCCAGGGAGGAGCCAGGCAACTCCAG AGCTacatgcagctgctgcagcagcactcGTCCCTGGAGTATTCCCAGAGCCAGCTGAGTCTGCTCAGCGTCTGCCGAGAGCCTCTGCATCGCAATGGACGCCCAGGGGAACCCCGGCTCGAGTGGAAGGTCAAAGTTCGCGCTGATGGCACACGTTACGTGGCACGGAGGCCCGCTCGTGACCGCATCCTCCGGGAGCGAGCACTGAGaatcagagaggagaggagtggaggcaTGACCACAGATGACGATGCTATGAGTGAGATGAAGATGGGCCGCTACTggagcaaagaggagaggaagcagcacTTGGCCCGAGCcagggagcagaggaagaggagggagttCATGCAGAAGAGCCGTCTGGAGTGTCTGAGGGAGGGACCAGCCAGCGGAGCTGAAGGCAGGAAGGAAATCAACATCTTGGAGCTCAGCCAcaagaagatgatgaagaaacGGAACAAGAAGATCCTGGATAACTGGATGACCATCCAAGAGTTAATGAGCCATGGAGCCAGGGCCCCGGAGGGCACCAAAGTACACAatgcctttctttctgtcacaacTGTCTAG